The proteins below are encoded in one region of Scyliorhinus torazame isolate Kashiwa2021f chromosome 16, sScyTor2.1, whole genome shotgun sequence:
- the LOC140392472 gene encoding espin-like protein, with protein sequence MEGDADGFYGSNYCQPEGWRYSHAHNAILGPFGELMTEDDIIRIEKQIENLQVMHKVQEVETELEQLELELQQLLPMSVALAPDHFTVNPKQVHGQADDLPAWCNKISTLLKSMAILLASLGGKEIDILDTPMKVAPAKEINIGRSQSFSSTREDVQKEILQCGVSVKNIKANYELQLQSKMTDDMQHRVYKRKRSLPVVPHDTGTILEEPYNFSINETRGIEHRVQQQYPGNHRPMVVEEPLIMPSHAPLMYSGSTDKNDVGQCLSQDSETLFSPDFMTRSLPVQTDLSCVQQYIDTRKERIVFLFLEHWRKWTFTESFRQKQMASSLSGALAEDFKDIQHADGLLYKPSELQSEMMRGRSDDDRLLFFMKQRQVVGKLLGHWRTIISQVPTRQIRRLSRHHEMYWPEHFLPHVNGTPVDYSSLSLDLFMLGYFQLLEMNIARAERKFRHILCYEMFDRLGSHSWELIRKFHKVVMEEVESGKRDWADGFEDIKQEFFGDRVEESLTSNSTRFPVSDNTVDEERRRNKIRKESIQLISELGEFCNQEICRYIDRSFSFWKEKEAELFVI encoded by the exons TTTTACGGCAGTAACTATTGCCAACCTGAGGGGTGGAGGTACTCCCATGCACACAATGCTATTCTGGGACCATTTGGAGAACTTATGACGGAAGACGATATCATCCGTATAGAAAAGCAGATCGAAAACCTCCAAGTCATGCACAAAGTGCAGgaagtggagacggagctggagcaGCTCGAGCTTGAGCTTCAGCAACTCTTGCCCATGTCTGTGGCCTTGGCCCCTGACCATTTTACTGTGAACCCGAAACAGGTCCACGGACAGGCAGATGACCTACCCGCCTGGTGCAACAAGATTTCGACCCTATTGAAGAGCATGGCTATCCTTTTGGCTAGTCTCGGTGGGAAGGAGATAGACATTCTGGACACA CCAATGAAGGTTGCTCCAGCTAAGGAAATTAATATAGGAAGGTCTCAGTCATTCAGTTCGACTAGGGAGGATGTCCAGAAAGAAATCCTGCAATGTGGTGTGTCAGTCAAAAACATAAAAGCAAACTACGAGTTGCAACTGCAATCAAAAATGACTGATGACATGCAGCATAGAGTTTATAAAAGGAAGAGATCGTTGCCTGTTGTACCTCATGATACAGGAACCATTTTGGAAGAACCCTATAACTTTAGTATCAATGAAACTCGAGGCATTGAACACAGAGTACAACAACAGTATCCTGGCAATCATCGGCCAATGGTGGTGGAAGAACCATTAATCATGCCTTCGCATGCACCATTAATGTATTCTGGTTCAACAGACAAGAATGATGTAGGCCAATGTTTAAGTCAAGACAGTGAAACTTTATTTAGTCCAGACTTCATGACCAGAAGTCTCCCAGTCCAGACAGACCTCAGCTGCGTGCAGCAGTACATAGACACGAGGAAGGAACGGATCGTGTTCCTCTTCCTTGAACACTGGAGGAAATGGACATTTACCGAATCTTTCAGACAAAAGCAAATGGCGTCAAGTCTTTCGGGTGCTTTAGCTGAGGACTTCAAAGACATACAGCACGCTGATGGGCTGTTGTATAAACCATCGGAATTACAGTCTGAAATGATGAGAGGGAGAAGCGATGATGATCGCCTTCTTTTCTTCATGAAGCAGAGGCAAGTGGTTGGCAAGCTGTTAGGCCACTGGAGGACCATTATCTCCCAGGTCCCAACTCGGCAAATCAGACGATTGAGTCGGCATCACGAGATGTACTGGCCTGAACACTTTCTTCCTCATGTTAATGGCACTCCCGTCGATTACAGTAGCCTGAGCCTTGACCTTTTCATGCTTGGCTACTTCCAGTTATTGGAAATGAACATTGCTCGCGCCGAGCGGAAATTCCGACACATCCTTTGCTACGAGATGTTTGACCGCCTGGGAAGCCACAGTTGGGAACTGATCCGAAAATTCCACAAAGTCGTCATGGAAGAGGTTGAGTCTGGGAAACGAGATTGGGCCGATGGATTCGAGGATATTAAGCAGGAGTTCTTTGGTGACAGAGTTGAG GAGTCACTCACGAGTAACTCCACCCGTTTCCCAGTCAGTGACAATACAGTGGACGAGGAGAGGCGAAGGAACAAAATTAGAAAAGAATCGATTCAACTCATCTCCGAACTTGGAGAATTCTGCAACCAAGAGATCTGTCGATACATTGACCGTAGTttttcattttggaaggagaaagAAGCAGAGTTATTTGTTATTTAA